One Halolamina litorea genomic window carries:
- a CDS encoding RAD55 family ATPase, with translation MYDLHPHLDAEVEPGSNILFTGPPLSGKRALCLDLLANGTEQGEGSIIVTTKDSGDRMLEAFAQRTSYESRPVAVVDCVTKQQGDDVPERDRVKYASSPVDMTGIGIQLSEFLQAFHQDRNITHNRVMLHSLTTLLMYSDLQTVFRFLHVFTGRVQSVDGLGLYCIDSTAHDEQALNTLKQLFDGVVEVGEDGEPVVRLAEA, from the coding sequence ATGTATGACCTCCACCCACATCTCGATGCGGAGGTCGAGCCCGGGAGCAACATCCTGTTCACCGGGCCCCCGCTCTCCGGGAAGCGAGCCCTCTGTCTGGATCTGCTGGCAAACGGCACCGAGCAGGGCGAGGGGTCGATCATCGTCACCACCAAAGACAGCGGCGACCGCATGCTCGAGGCGTTCGCCCAACGAACCTCCTACGAGAGCCGTCCCGTCGCCGTCGTCGACTGCGTCACCAAACAGCAGGGTGACGACGTACCCGAACGCGACCGAGTGAAGTACGCCTCCTCGCCGGTGGACATGACCGGCATCGGGATCCAGCTCTCCGAGTTCCTGCAGGCGTTCCACCAGGACCGGAACATCACCCACAACCGCGTCATGCTGCACTCGTTGACGACGCTGCTGATGTACTCGGACCTCCAGACGGTGTTTCGCTTCCTCCACGTGTTCACCGGCCGCGTCCAGAGCGTCGACGGCCTCGGGCTCTACTGCATCGACTCGACGGCCCACGACGAGCAGGCCCTCAACACCCTCAAACAGCTGTTCGACGGCGTCGTCGAAGTCGGCGAGGACGGCGAGCCGGTCGTCCGCCTGGCCGAGGCCTGA
- a CDS encoding CoA-binding protein: MPITDDDGLRSLLDADTIAVVGCSTSAGKPAHDVPKYLQDHGYRVIPINPFADEILGEKAYDSLDEVDEEIDLVDVFRPSEETPGVVENVIARHEARSDAGAVWLQLGIASDEAAELAEEAGLEFVQDRCIKVEHDRLVA; this comes from the coding sequence ATGCCCATCACCGACGACGACGGCCTGCGGTCCCTGCTCGACGCCGACACCATCGCGGTCGTCGGCTGCTCGACCAGTGCGGGGAAGCCGGCCCACGACGTGCCGAAGTACCTCCAGGACCACGGCTACCGAGTCATCCCGATCAACCCCTTCGCGGACGAGATCCTCGGCGAGAAAGCCTACGACTCACTCGACGAGGTCGATGAGGAGATCGACCTCGTCGACGTGTTCCGGCCGAGCGAGGAGACGCCGGGCGTCGTTGAGAACGTGATCGCGCGCCACGAGGCCCGCAGCGACGCCGGCGCAGTCTGGCTCCAATTGGGAATCGCGAGCGACGAGGCCGCCGAACTGGCCGAGGAAGCCGGGCTGGAGTTCGTGCAGGATCGCTGTATCAAGGTCGAACACGACCGGCTGGTCGCGTAG
- a CDS encoding phosphomannomutase: MDLFGTAGIRGDARETVTPSLAQRVGQAAAADAIEEENGAVEFVVARDGRVTGEALVDAMASGLTSAGADVIEIGQAPTPALAYASQGRYGVAITASHNPPEDNGIKLFVDGEEYGGKAEARIEDRIEAGTEPTAWEDWGTRESAAVLPEYREAVVDYAERFGADLDGLRVVVDCGNGMAGLATPAVLRELGAEVVTLNGNVDGHFPGRGSKPTEATLGDCIDFLDDGEFDLGIAHDGDADRIVVLTGDGDVVHEDTVLAMLAEEYVAAADSEDPATVTTPNASARIDERVRAAGGRVERVALGYLHDGIADAREGGADVAFAAEPWKHVHTRFGGWIDGVASAAVLARLVAETPLAERREPIRERPYTKVSVPCADHAKVGAMARLAETLPERFPEASVDDEYGVRLELPDASWVLVRPSGTEPYLRIYAESDDVETLAGAAETVVEDAIEDASGNAPENTA; the protein is encoded by the coding sequence ATGGACTTGTTCGGAACCGCCGGTATCCGCGGCGACGCCCGCGAGACGGTGACGCCGTCGCTCGCCCAGCGTGTGGGGCAGGCGGCCGCCGCCGACGCGATCGAGGAGGAGAACGGCGCGGTGGAGTTCGTGGTCGCCCGCGACGGCCGCGTCACCGGCGAGGCGCTGGTCGACGCGATGGCCTCCGGGCTGACCTCGGCCGGCGCCGACGTGATCGAGATCGGGCAGGCACCAACGCCAGCGCTCGCCTACGCGAGCCAGGGGCGCTACGGCGTCGCCATCACGGCGTCGCACAACCCGCCTGAGGACAACGGGATCAAACTGTTCGTCGACGGCGAGGAGTACGGCGGCAAGGCCGAGGCCCGGATCGAGGATCGCATCGAGGCCGGCACCGAACCGACCGCGTGGGAGGACTGGGGCACCCGCGAGAGTGCCGCGGTGCTGCCCGAGTACCGCGAGGCCGTCGTCGACTACGCCGAGCGCTTCGGCGCCGACCTCGACGGTCTCCGCGTCGTCGTCGACTGCGGGAACGGGATGGCCGGTCTGGCAACGCCCGCCGTGCTCCGCGAACTGGGCGCGGAAGTCGTCACCCTCAACGGGAACGTCGACGGCCACTTCCCGGGCCGAGGGAGCAAGCCGACGGAAGCGACGCTCGGCGACTGTATCGACTTCCTCGACGACGGCGAGTTCGACCTCGGCATCGCCCACGACGGCGACGCCGACCGGATCGTCGTCCTCACCGGCGACGGCGACGTCGTCCACGAGGACACCGTACTGGCGATGCTCGCCGAAGAGTACGTCGCGGCCGCCGACTCGGAGGACCCGGCTACCGTGACGACGCCCAACGCCTCCGCTCGGATCGACGAGCGGGTGCGCGCCGCCGGCGGTCGTGTCGAGCGCGTCGCGCTCGGCTACCTCCACGACGGCATCGCGGACGCCCGCGAGGGCGGCGCCGACGTCGCCTTCGCCGCCGAGCCCTGGAAGCACGTCCACACCCGCTTTGGCGGCTGGATCGACGGCGTCGCCTCCGCGGCCGTGCTGGCCCGACTCGTCGCCGAGACCCCCCTCGCGGAGCGCCGCGAGCCGATCCGCGAACGCCCGTACACGAAGGTCAGCGTGCCGTGTGCCGACCACGCCAAGGTCGGCGCGATGGCTCGGCTGGCGGAGACGCTACCCGAACGCTTCCCCGAGGCGAGCGTCGACGACGAGTACGGCGTTCGACTGGAGCTTCCCGACGCCTCGTGGGTCCTCGTCCGCCCGAGCGGGACGGAGCCGTACCTCCGGATCTACGCCGAGAGCGACGACGTGGAGACGCTCGCGGGGGCTGCGGAGACGGTCGTCGAGGACGCCATCGAGGACGCTAGCGGGAACGCCCCCGAGAACACAGCCTAA
- a CDS encoding acylphosphatase — protein sequence MSEEYVRARVHISGNVQGVAYRANTEETAKQRGVSGWVRNTDDGRVEAVFEGDPRTVESMIGWCHTGSPRAEVETVDVEYEEPRSADGFHVRWSG from the coding sequence ATGAGCGAGGAGTACGTCAGGGCCCGGGTCCACATCAGCGGCAACGTACAGGGGGTGGCCTACCGGGCCAACACGGAGGAAACGGCCAAACAGCGGGGCGTGAGTGGCTGGGTCCGGAACACCGACGACGGGCGTGTGGAGGCAGTGTTCGAGGGGGACCCCCGGACGGTGGAGTCGATGATCGGCTGGTGTCACACCGGCAGCCCCCGTGCCGAGGTCGAGACCGTCGACGTGGAGTACGAGGAGCCACGCAGCGCCGACGGCTTCCACGTCCGCTGGTCGGGCTGA